Proteins encoded within one genomic window of Mya arenaria isolate MELC-2E11 chromosome 13, ASM2691426v1:
- the LOC128213704 gene encoding acid sphingomyelinase-like phosphodiesterase 3b — MELFKQVNFNVLLLFIFLPHGFTKDVGYFWHVTDFHYDANYSAAGDPTNMCHQGNGSHDNVGTYGNYMCDSPWNLITSAIQAMYKIKPDPDFIIWTGDSVPHVDDSDLDPDKVYMLIGNVTNELVSVFPNTTLYPVLGNHDPYPANQMPYDTDNTAYYKGILEKSHWNSVLGVNESRHFHNGGYYSSKISEKLRLIGLNTNLYYDQDRLTKDLPDPAQQMDFLDKQLQEARKHNQMVYIIAHVPPGVFELGSGLTWFYPKYNKQYLEKLEEFADIITLQLYGHEHTDSFRVQFDAEGKPISMMLLAPAVTPWKSTLPGVGANNPSIRLFKYDRENGVAQNYVQYYLNLTAANIKGTGDDWQKEYDTSDVYALDELRPAKLHELARAFTDRSNKLFQHYLQYNSVLWAGNTECNETCHLHHLCAITQLDYDNFRTCISGGVTTHHPTQTTHHHPHRPTPQPQVPTYMFYLIGGLAAVVFLLFLVVACMCLRKGRRLRAPRYAKFGSLSLNS; from the exons ATGGAActatttaaacaagtaaacttcaatgttttacttttatttatattcttgCCACATGGATTTACAAAGGATGTTG GTTATTTCTGGCACGTGACTGACTTTCACTATGACGCTAACTACAGCGCGGCTGGTGACCCGACAAACATGTGTCACCAAGGGAACGGTTCCCATGACAACGTTGGTACCTATGGAAACTACATGTGTGACTCGCCATGGAACCTCATCACATCTGCCATTCAGGCGATGTACAAAATAAAACCTGATCCGGACTTCATAATTTGGACGGG aGATAGCGTTCCCCATGTGGACGACAGTGACCTCGACCCGGATAAGGTGTACATGTTGATTGGCAACGTAACAA ATGAGCTGGTGTCGGTTTTTCCCAACACAACGCTGTACCCGGTGCTAGGCAACCACGATCCGTACCCAGCCAATCAAATGCCGTATGATACAGACAATACCGCATACTACAAGGGTATCTTGGAAAAGAGTCACTGGAATTCGGTTCTTGGAGTGAATGAAAGCAGGCATTTTCACAATG GCGGCTATTACAGCTCCAAAATCTCTGAGAAACTGCGGTTAATAGGACTTAACACGAACCTATACTACGACCAGGACCGACTCACTAAGGACCTGCCGGACCCGGCGCAGCAGATGGACTTCCTGGATAAACAACTACAGGAGGCGCGCAAACACAACCAGATG GTATACATAATAGCGCACGTTCCACCTGGCGTCTTTGAGTTAGGGAGCGGATTGACCTGGTTCTACCCCAAGTATAACAAACAGTACCTCGAGAAACTCGAGGAATTTGCTGACATCATCACCCTCCAATTGTACGGACACGAACACACGGACAGCTTCCGGGTGCAGTTTGACGCTGAAG GGAAGCCAATAAGCATGATGCTGCTGGCCCCCGCAGTGACCCCCTGGAAGAGCACACTCCCGGGGGTAGGAGCAAACAACCCATCTATCCGGCTGTTCAAGTACGACCGGGAAAATGGGGTGGCCCAGAACTATGTGCAGTACTACCTTAACCTCACTGCAGCCAATATAAAAG GCACTGGTGACGACTGGCAAAAAGAATACGATACATCAGACGTGTATGCCTTAGATGAGCTACGCCCCGCCAAGTTACATGAGCTTGCCCGCGCGTTCACCGATCGCAGTAACAAGCTGTTTCAACACTACCTTCAATACAACAGCGTTCTTTGGGCGGGAAATACCGAATGCAACGAAACTTGCCATTTACATCATCTCTGTGCAATAACTCAGTTAGACTATGACAATTTCCGAACATGTATATCAGGCGGCGTGACCACGCACCACCCCACCCAAACGACTCACCACCACCCCCACCGACCCACCCCTCAGCCCCAGGTGCCCACGTATATGTTTTACCTCATAGGGGGTCTAGCTGCTGTTGTGTTCCTTCTCTTCCTAGTCGTGGCTTGTATGTGTCTGAGAAAGGGGAGACGTCTAAGGGCGCCCCGGTATGCCAAATTTGGTTCCTTGTCCCTAAACAGCTGA